Proteins from a single region of Streptococcus mitis:
- the pflB gene encoding formate C-acetyltransferase, with the protein MVVKTVVEAQDIFDKAWEGFKGVDWKEKASVSRFVQANYTPYDGDESFLAGPTERSLHIKKIVEETKAHYEETRFPMDTRPTSIADIPAGFIDKENEVIFGIQNDELFKLNFMPKGGIRMAETTLKENGYEPDPAVHEIFTKYVTTVNDGIFRAYTSNIRRARHAHTVTGLPDAYSRGRIIGVYARLALYGADYLMQEKVNDWNAIEEIDEETIRLREEINLQYQALQQVVRLGDLYGVDVRKPAMNVKEAIQWVNIAFMSVCRVINGAATSLGRVPIVLDIFAERDLARGTFTESEIQEFVDDFVMKLRTVKFARTKAYDQLYSGDPTFITTSMAGMGNDGRHRVTKMDYRFLNTLDNIGNSPEPNLTVLWTDKLPYNFRRYCMHMSHKHSSIQYEGVTTMAKDGYGEMSCISCCVSPLDPENEEQRHNIQYFGARVNVLKALLTGLNGGYDDVHKDYKVFDIEPIRDEVLEFESVKENFEKSLDWLTDTYVDALNIIHYMTDKYNYEAVQMAFLPTKQRANMGFGICGFANTVDTLSAIKYATVKPIRDENGYIYDYETIGEYPRWGEDDPRSNELAEWLIEAYTTRLRSHKLYKDAEATVSLLTITSNVAYSKQTGNSPVHKGVYLNEDGSVNLSKLEFFSPGANPSNKAKGGWLQNLNSLSSLDFSYAADGISLTTQVSPRALGKTRDEQVDNLVTILDGYFENGGQHVNLNVMDLNDVYEKIMSGEDVIVRISGYCVNTKYLTPEQKTELTQRVFHEVLSMDDALDALS; encoded by the coding sequence ATGGTTGTTAAGACAGTTGTTGAAGCACAAGATATTTTTGATAAAGCTTGGGAAGGCTTCAAAGGCGTAGATTGGAAAGAAAAAGCAAGTGTATCACGCTTCGTACAAGCTAACTACACACCTTACGATGGAGATGAAAGCTTCCTTGCAGGACCAACAGAACGTTCACTTCACATCAAAAAAATTGTAGAAGAAACTAAGGCTCACTACGAAGAAACTCGTTTCCCAATGGACACTCGTCCAACTTCTATCGCTGATATCCCTGCTGGATTTATCGATAAAGAAAACGAAGTTATCTTTGGTATCCAAAATGACGAACTCTTCAAATTGAACTTCATGCCAAAAGGTGGTATCCGTATGGCTGAAACTACTTTGAAAGAAAATGGATACGAACCTGACCCAGCTGTTCACGAAATCTTCACTAAATACGTAACAACAGTTAACGACGGTATCTTCCGCGCTTACACTTCAAACATTCGTCGCGCTCGTCACGCTCACACTGTAACTGGTCTTCCAGATGCATACTCACGCGGACGTATCATCGGTGTTTACGCACGTCTTGCTCTTTACGGTGCAGACTACTTGATGCAAGAAAAAGTAAACGACTGGAATGCAATCGAAGAAATCGATGAAGAAACAATCCGTCTTCGTGAAGAAATCAACCTTCAATACCAAGCATTGCAACAAGTTGTTCGCTTGGGTGACCTTTACGGAGTTGACGTTCGCAAACCAGCGATGAACGTTAAAGAAGCAATCCAATGGGTTAACATCGCCTTCATGTCTGTCTGCCGTGTTATCAACGGTGCTGCTACATCTCTAGGACGTGTGCCAATCGTATTGGACATCTTTGCAGAACGTGACCTTGCTCGTGGTACATTTACTGAATCAGAAATCCAAGAATTCGTTGATGATTTCGTTATGAAACTTCGTACAGTTAAATTTGCTCGTACAAAAGCTTATGACCAATTGTACTCAGGTGACCCAACTTTCATCACAACTTCTATGGCTGGTATGGGTAACGACGGTCGTCACCGTGTTACTAAGATGGACTACCGTTTCTTGAACACTCTTGACAATATCGGTAACTCTCCAGAACCAAACTTGACAGTTCTTTGGACTGACAAATTGCCATACAACTTCCGTCGCTACTGTATGCATATGAGCCACAAACACTCTTCTATCCAATACGAAGGTGTTACAACAATGGCCAAAGACGGATACGGTGAAATGAGCTGTATCTCATGCTGTGTGTCTCCACTTGACCCAGAAAATGAAGAACAACGCCACAACATCCAGTACTTCGGTGCACGTGTAAATGTATTGAAAGCTCTTCTTACTGGTTTGAACGGTGGTTACGACGATGTTCACAAAGACTACAAAGTATTTGACATCGAACCAATCCGTGACGAAGTTCTTGAATTCGAATCAGTTAAAGAAAACTTTGAAAAATCTCTTGACTGGTTGACTGATACTTACGTAGATGCTTTGAACATCATCCACTACATGACTGATAAGTACAACTACGAAGCTGTTCAAATGGCCTTCTTGCCAACTAAACAACGTGCGAACATGGGATTCGGTATCTGTGGATTTGCTAACACTGTTGATACATTGTCAGCTATCAAATACGCTACAGTTAAACCAATCCGTGACGAAAATGGCTACATCTACGATTACGAAACAATCGGTGAATACCCACGTTGGGGTGAAGATGATCCTCGTTCAAACGAATTGGCAGAATGGTTGATTGAAGCTTACACAACTCGTCTACGTAGCCACAAACTTTACAAAGATGCAGAAGCTACAGTATCACTTTTGACAATCACATCTAACGTTGCTTACTCTAAACAAACTGGTAACTCACCAGTCCACAAAGGTGTATACCTCAACGAAGATGGTTCTGTGAACTTGTCTAAACTTGAATTCTTCTCACCAGGTGCTAACCCATCTAACAAAGCTAAAGGTGGATGGTTGCAAAACTTGAACTCACTTTCTAGCCTTGACTTTAGTTACGCAGCTGATGGTATCTCATTGACTACACAAGTTTCACCTCGCGCGCTTGGTAAGACTCGTGACGAACAAGTTGATAACTTGGTAACAATCCTTGATGGTTACTTCGAAAACGGTGGACAACACGTTAACTTGAACGTTATGGACTTGAACGATGTTTACGAAAAGATCATGTCAGGTGAAGACGTTATCGTACGTATCTCTGGATACTGTGTAAACACTAAATACCTCACTCCAGAACAAAAAACTGAATTGACACAACGTGTCTTCCACGAAGTTCTTTCAATGGATGATGCCTTGGATGCGTTGAGCTAA
- a CDS encoding DUF1846 domain-containing protein gives MKKQAFSSEQYLNLQRDHILERINQFDGKLYLEFGGKMLEDFHAARVLPGYEPDNKIKLLQELKEQVEVVIAINASNIEHSKARGDLGISYDQEVLRLIDKFNELGIFVGSVVITQYAGQPAADAFRNQLEKNGIDSYLHYPIKGYPTDMDHIISPEGMGKNDYIKTSRNLIVVTAPGPGSGKLATCMSNMYHDQINGIKSGYAKFETFPVWNLPLHHPVNLAYEAATADLDDVNMIDPFHLQTYGETTVNYNRDIEIFPVLKRMLERILGESPYASPTDMGVNMVGFAITDNEAAVEASKQEIIRRYYQTVLDFKAEKVGESAVKKIELLMNDLGITPADRKVTVVARQKAEETGGPALALELPNGEIVTGKNSELFGPTAAALINAIKKSANIAKEVKLIEPELVKPIQGLKIDHLGSRNPRLHSNEILIALAITATENHDAARAMEELGNLKGSEAHSTIILTDEDKNVLRKLGINVTFDPYYQYDRLYRK, from the coding sequence ATGAAAAAACAAGCTTTTAGTTCTGAACAATATTTGAATTTACAACGCGACCATATTTTGGAGCGCATTAACCAATTTGACGGCAAGCTCTACTTGGAGTTTGGTGGTAAAATGTTAGAAGATTTCCACGCCGCTCGTGTCCTTCCTGGTTATGAGCCTGACAACAAAATCAAGCTCTTACAAGAATTGAAAGAGCAGGTTGAGGTTGTGATTGCTATTAATGCTAGCAATATCGAGCATTCCAAAGCACGTGGTGACTTGGGCATTTCTTATGACCAAGAAGTTCTTCGTTTGATTGACAAATTCAATGAATTAGGGATTTTTGTTGGTTCCGTTGTCATCACACAGTACGCTGGCCAACCAGCTGCAGATGCCTTTCGCAATCAACTTGAAAAAAACGGAATTGATTCTTATCTTCATTATCCAATCAAAGGATATCCGACGGATATGGATCACATCATTTCTCCAGAAGGAATGGGAAAAAATGACTACATCAAAACCAGTCGTAACTTGATTGTCGTAACCGCTCCTGGACCTGGTTCTGGAAAATTAGCAACCTGTATGTCAAATATGTACCATGACCAAATCAATGGTATCAAGTCTGGCTACGCTAAGTTTGAAACCTTCCCAGTCTGGAATCTCCCCCTTCATCACCCAGTCAACTTGGCCTACGAGGCTGCTACAGCAGACCTCGATGATGTCAACATGATTGACCCTTTCCATCTTCAAACCTATGGAGAAACCACTGTCAACTACAACCGTGATATCGAAATCTTCCCTGTGCTTAAGCGTATGTTGGAACGTATCCTAGGTGAATCTCCTTACGCTTCACCGACAGATATGGGTGTCAACATGGTTGGTTTCGCTATTACAGATAACGAGGCTGCTGTCGAAGCTTCTAAACAAGAAATCATTCGCCGTTACTATCAAACTGTTCTTGATTTTAAAGCCGAAAAAGTTGGCGAATCTGCTGTCAAGAAGATTGAACTTCTCATGAACGACCTCGGCATCACACCTGCAGACCGTAAGGTTACTGTCGTTGCCCGTCAAAAGGCAGAAGAAACTGGTGGACCAGCCCTAGCCCTTGAATTGCCAAATGGGGAAATCGTGACTGGTAAGAACTCAGAGCTCTTTGGCCCAACAGCCGCTGCCTTGATTAACGCCATCAAGAAATCAGCTAACATTGCTAAAGAAGTAAAACTCATCGAACCTGAACTTGTCAAACCAATCCAAGGTCTTAAAATCGATCATCTAGGTAGCCGTAATCCACGCCTGCATTCAAATGAAATCTTGATTGCACTGGCTATCACAGCTACAGAAAATCATGATGCTGCCCGCGCTATGGAAGAGCTTGGCAACCTCAAAGGAAGCGAAGCCCACTCAACCATCATCTTGACAGATGAAGACAAGAATGTCCTTCGCAAATTGGGTATCAATGTAACCTTTGACCCTTACTACCAATACGATCGCTTGTATCGTAAATAA
- a CDS encoding ATP-dependent Clp protease ATP-binding subunit: MNNNFNNFNNMDDLFNQLMGGMRGYSSENRRYLINGREVTPEEFAHYRATGQLPGNAESDAQMQQQASGMKQDGVLAKLGRNLTAEAREGKLDPVIGRNKEIQETSEILSRRTKNNPVLVGDAGVGKTAVVEGLAQAIVNGDVPAAIKNKEIISIDISGLEAGTQYRGSFEENVQNLVNEVKEAGNIILFFDEIHQILGAGSTGGDSGSKGLADILKPALSRGELTVIGATTQDEYRNTILKNAALARRFNEVKVNAPSAEDTYKILQGIRDLYQQHHNVILPDEVLKAAVDYSVQYIPQRSLPDKAIDLVDVTAAHLAAQHPVTDVHAVEREIEAEKDKQEKAVEAEDFEAALNYKTRIAELEKKIENHTEDMKVTASVNDVAESVERMTGIPVSQMGASDIERLKDMAHRLQDKVIGQDKVVEAVARAIRRNRAGFDEGNRPIGSFLFVGPTGVGKTELAKQLALDMFGTKDAIIRLDMSEYSDRTAVSKLIGTTAGYVGYDDNSNTLTERVRRNPYSIILLDEIEKADPQVITLLLQVLDDGRLTDGQGNTVNFKNTVIIATSNAGFGYEANLTEDADKPELMDRLKPFFRPEFLNRFNAVIEFSHLTKEDLSKIVDLMLAEVNQTLAKKDIDLVVSQAAKDYITEEGYDEVMGVRPLRRVVEQEIRDKVTDFHLDHLDAKHLEADMEDGDLIIREKA; this comes from the coding sequence ATGAACAACAACTTTAATAATTTTAACAACATGGATGATTTATTTAACCAATTGATGGGTGGTATGCGAGGATATAGTTCTGAAAATCGCCGTTACTTGATTAATGGACGTGAAGTCACACCTGAGGAATTTGCTCACTATCGTGCAACTGGTCAATTGCCAGGAAATGCAGAATCTGATGCGCAAATGCAACAACAGGCTTCAGGTATGAAACAAGACGGTGTCCTTGCCAAACTAGGTCGTAACTTGACAGCGGAAGCTCGTGAGGGTAAGTTGGATCCTGTTATCGGACGAAACAAGGAAATTCAAGAAACATCTGAAATTCTATCACGCCGTACCAAGAATAATCCTGTTTTGGTTGGAGATGCAGGTGTTGGTAAGACAGCGGTTGTAGAAGGTCTAGCACAAGCCATTGTGAACGGAGATGTCCCAGCCGCTATTAAGAACAAGGAAATTATTTCCATTGATATTTCAGGCCTTGAGGCTGGTACTCAGTACCGTGGTAGCTTTGAAGAAAACGTTCAAAACTTAGTCAATGAAGTGAAAGAAGCAGGGAATATTATCCTCTTCTTTGATGAAATTCACCAAATCCTTGGCGCTGGTAGCACTGGTGGAGATAGTGGTTCTAAAGGGCTTGCGGACATTCTCAAGCCAGCTCTCTCTCGAGGTGAGTTGACAGTTATTGGGGCAACGACTCAAGACGAATACCGTAACACGATTTTGAAGAATGCAGCTCTTGCTCGTCGTTTCAACGAAGTCAAGGTCAATGCTCCTTCAGCAGAGGATACATATAAAATCCTTCAAGGAATTCGTGACCTTTATCAACAACACCACAATGTCATCTTGCCAGATGAAGTCTTGAAAGCAGCAGTGGATTATTCTGTTCAATACATTCCTCAACGTAGCTTGCCAGATAAGGCTATTGACCTTGTTGATGTAACAGCAGCTCACTTGGCAGCTCAACATCCTGTAACAGATGTTCATGCTGTTGAACGTGAAATTGAAGCAGAAAAAGACAAGCAAGAAAAAGCAGTAGAGGCAGAAGATTTTGAAGCAGCCCTAAACTATAAAACACGCATTGCAGAATTGGAAAAGAAAATCGAAAACCACACAGAAGATATGAAGGTGACTGCAAGTGTCAACGATGTGGCTGAATCTGTAGAACGAATGACGGGTATCCCGGTTTCACAAATGGGAGCATCAGACATCGAACGTTTGAAAGATATGGCTCATCGTCTGCAAGACAAGGTGATCGGCCAAGACAAGGTAGTTGAAGCAGTGGCTCGTGCCATCCGTCGTAACCGTGCTGGTTTCGATGAAGGCAATCGCCCAATCGGTAGCTTCCTCTTTGTAGGGCCTACTGGGGTCGGTAAAACTGAGTTAGCTAAGCAATTAGCGCTCGATATGTTTGGAACTAAGGATGCTATCATTCGGTTGGATATGTCTGAATACAGTGACCGCACAGCCGTTTCTAAATTGATCGGTACAACAGCTGGTTATGTGGGGTATGATGATAATAGTAATACCTTGACAGAACGTGTTCGTCGCAATCCTTACTCTATCATTCTCTTGGATGAAATTGAAAAGGCTGATCCTCAAGTCATTACCCTTCTCCTTCAAGTATTGGATGATGGGCGTTTGACAGATGGTCAAGGAAATACAGTAAACTTCAAGAACACTGTCATTATCGCGACCTCAAATGCTGGATTTGGCTATGAAGCCAACTTGACAGAAGATGCGGACAAACCAGAATTGATGGACCGTTTGAAACCATTCTTCCGTCCAGAATTCCTCAACCGCTTTAATGCAGTTATCGAGTTCTCACACTTGACGAAGGAAGACCTTTCTAAGATTGTGGACTTGATGTTGGCTGAAGTCAACCAAACCTTGGCTAAGAAAGACATTGATTTGGTAGTCAGTCAAGCGGCTAAAGACTATATCACAGAAGAAGGCTATGACGAAGTTATGGGTGTTCGCCCTCTCCGTCGCGTGGTTGAACAAGAAATTCGTGATAAGGTGACAGATTTCCACTTGGATCATCTAGATGCCAAACATCTGGAAGCAGATATGGAAGATGGTGATTTGATCATTCGTGAAAAAGCCTAA
- a CDS encoding S-ribosylhomocysteine lyase has protein sequence MSKEVIVESFELDHTIVKAPYVRLIGEETGPKGDIISNYDIRLVQPNEDSIPTAGLHTIEHLLAKLIRTRIDGMIDCSPFGCRTGFHMIMWGRHTSAEIAAVIKDSLKEIAETTTWEDVPGTTIESCGNYKDHSLFSAKEWAKLILEQGISDDAFERHVI, from the coding sequence ATGTCAAAAGAAGTTATTGTTGAAAGTTTTGAACTTGACCACACCATTGTTAAAGCACCCTATGTCCGCTTGATTGGGGAAGAAACAGGACCAAAAGGAGACATCATCTCCAATTATGATATTCGCTTGGTGCAACCAAACGAAGACTCAATCCCTACCGCTGGCCTTCACACCATTGAACACCTCTTAGCCAAACTCATCCGTACCCGAATTGACGGTATGATTGACTGTTCGCCATTTGGCTGCCGTACAGGTTTCCACATGATTATGTGGGGTCGCCATACCAGTGCTGAAATTGCAGCAGTTATCAAGGATTCACTCAAGGAAATCGCTGAGACTACTACTTGGGAAGATGTCCCTGGAACAACCATCGAATCTTGCGGAAACTACAAGGATCACAGCCTCTTCTCTGCTAAAGAATGGGCAAAACTCATTCTAGAACAAGGGATTTCAGATGATGCCTTTGAGCGTCATGTGATTTAA
- the dinB gene encoding DNA polymerase IV, giving the protein MLIFPLLNDLSRKIIHIDMDAFFAAVEIRDNPKLRGKPVIIGSDPRQTGGRGVVSTCSYEARAFGVHSAMSSKEAYERCPQAVFISGNYEKYKTVGLQIRAIFKRYTDLIEPMSIDEAYLDVTENKLGIKSAVKIARLIQEDIWQELHLTASAGVSYNKFLAKMASDYQKPHGLTIILPDQAEDFLKQMDISKFHGVGKKTVERLHQMGVFTGADLLEVPEVTLIDRFGRLGYDLYRKARGIHNSPVKSNRIRKSIGKEKTYGKILRAEEDIKKELTLLSERVALNLSQQEKAGKIVIMKIRYEDFSTLTKRKSLAQKTQDASQISQIALQLYEELSEKERGVRLLGITMTGF; this is encoded by the coding sequence ATGTTGATTTTTCCTTTATTAAATGATTTGTCAAGAAAAATCATCCATATTGACATGGATGCCTTTTTTGCTGCGGTCGAAATCAGAGATAATCCTAAACTCAGAGGAAAACCTGTCATTATTGGAAGCGACCCTCGGCAAACAGGTGGGCGTGGTGTCGTTTCCACTTGTAGCTATGAGGCGCGAGCTTTTGGTGTCCATTCAGCCATGAGTTCTAAAGAAGCCTACGAACGTTGCCCCCAGGCCGTCTTTATCTCAGGGAATTATGAAAAATACAAGACTGTGGGCCTCCAGATTCGAGCTATCTTTAAGCGTTATACAGATTTGATTGAACCCATGAGCATTGATGAAGCCTATTTGGATGTGACAGAAAATAAACTCGGTATCAAGTCAGCGGTCAAAATCGCTCGCCTCATTCAAGAGGATATCTGGCAAGAACTCCATCTAACTGCTTCTGCAGGCGTTTCCTACAACAAATTCTTAGCTAAAATGGCTAGTGATTATCAAAAACCACACGGTTTGACAATTATTTTACCTGACCAAGCTGAGGATTTTCTCAAACAAATGGATATTTCTAAGTTTCATGGAGTAGGAAAAAAGACGGTAGAGAGACTTCATCAAATGGGTGTTTTTACCGGCGCTGATCTACTTGAAGTCCCTGAAGTGACCCTAATAGACCGCTTTGGCAGACTGGGCTATGACCTGTATCGAAAGGCTCGTGGCATCCACAATTCCCCGGTCAAATCCAATCGCATCCGTAAATCAATCGGGAAGGAGAAAACCTACGGGAAGATTCTCCGTGCCGAGGAAGACATCAAAAAAGAGCTGACTCTCCTATCAGAAAGAGTCGCTCTCAATCTCAGTCAACAAGAAAAAGCTGGAAAAATTGTCATTATGAAAATCCGCTACGAAGACTTTTCAACTCTTACCAAACGAAAAAGTCTGGCTCAAAAAACACAGGATGCTAGTCAGATAAGCCAAATAGCCCTGCAACTCTATGAAGAGTTAAGCGAGAAAGAAAGAGGTGTCCGCCTGTTGGGGATTACCATGACTGGATTTTAA
- a CDS encoding peptide ABC transporter substrate-binding protein — MDTKKRVLSAGLTFAAALLLAACGQSGSDTKTYSSTFSGNPTTFNYLLDYYADNTAIITNLVDGLLENDNHGNLVPSLAEDWSVSSDGLTYTYKLRKDAKWFTADGEEYAPVKAQDFVTGIKYAVDNKSQAIDLIQNSIKGLNDYITGADSDFSKVGVKAIDDQTVEYTLARPEPYWNSKTTNSILFPVNEEFLNSKGKDFGTLSPDSILYSGPYLLKDFTSKSSIEYVKNPHYYDHDKVSIEHVKLAYFDGSDQELTIRNFESGAYSIAGVYPNSSNFAKTKEKYKDNIVYSLQDKTSWYFNFNVNRKAYNHTAKTTDEQKKSTETAVLNKNFRQAVNFALDRAAYSAQSNGEEAASKTLRNTLVPPTFVQVGDKTFGEVVASKLVNYGTEWLGINLADAQDAYFNKEKAQAKFAEAKKELASQGVTFPIHLDVAVDQTSKNAVTGMNSVKQTLESVLGADNIVIDVQQLSTDDFNNVAFLAPTPADRDYDLNFDGWVGDYQDPSTYLNPFNAEDGFYLKIFGLDAQEDKAKIASLELDTYTKMLKDADSENKDVAKRYEKYAEAQAWMIDNSLIMSAMSSGGTASVTKVTPFTRGYSLVGIKGDGNNYKYMKLQKDTVTTKQYEEAKAKWEQESKKAIEKAQKEAENHVK, encoded by the coding sequence ATGGATACAAAAAAGCGTGTTCTTAGCGCAGGCCTGACCTTTGCGGCTGCTTTGCTTTTAGCTGCTTGCGGACAATCAGGTTCAGATACAAAAACTTACTCATCAACCTTTAGTGGAAATCCAACTACATTTAACTATCTATTAGACTATTACGCTGATAATACAGCCATCATTACCAACCTAGTTGATGGTTTGCTTGAAAATGACAACCACGGGAACCTAGTTCCATCTTTGGCAGAAGACTGGTCTGTTTCAAGCGACGGTCTGACTTATACCTATAAATTGAGAAAAGATGCCAAATGGTTCACGGCTGACGGTGAAGAGTACGCTCCAGTCAAGGCGCAAGATTTTGTGACAGGGATCAAGTACGCAGTGGACAATAAATCACAGGCCATTGACTTGATTCAAAACTCGATCAAGGGCTTGAATGATTATATTACAGGAGCGGATTCTGACTTTTCTAAGGTTGGGGTAAAGGCGATTGACGACCAGACTGTTGAGTATACTTTGGCACGCCCAGAACCTTACTGGAACTCAAAAACAACCAATAGTATTCTTTTCCCAGTAAATGAAGAGTTTCTAAATTCAAAAGGGAAAGATTTTGGTACTTTATCTCCAGATAGTATTCTCTACAGCGGACCTTATTTGTTAAAAGATTTCACATCGAAATCATCAATCGAGTATGTGAAAAATCCGCATTACTACGATCATGACAAAGTATCAATTGAACACGTGAAATTGGCATATTTTGATGGTTCAGACCAAGAATTGACTATCCGTAACTTTGAAAGTGGAGCCTATTCGATCGCTGGGGTTTATCCAAATAGTTCAAACTTTGCTAAGACCAAGGAAAAATATAAGGATAATATCGTCTATAGCTTGCAGGACAAGACTTCTTGGTACTTCAATTTCAACGTCAACCGTAAGGCCTACAATCACACTGCTAAAACGACAGATGAGCAGAAAAAATCAACTGAGACAGCTGTCTTGAACAAGAACTTCCGTCAAGCGGTGAACTTTGCCTTGGATCGTGCAGCTTATTCTGCCCAGTCAAATGGGGAAGAAGCAGCTAGTAAGACCCTTCGTAATACCCTAGTACCTCCTACATTTGTCCAAGTTGGAGACAAGACCTTTGGAGAAGTAGTCGCTTCTAAATTGGTCAACTATGGCACAGAATGGTTAGGTATTAACTTGGCAGATGCTCAGGATGCCTATTTTAACAAAGAAAAAGCCCAAGCAAAATTTGCGGAAGCTAAAAAAGAATTGGCAAGTCAAGGTGTGACTTTCCCTATTCACTTGGATGTGGCTGTTGATCAGACAAGTAAAAATGCTGTGACAGGCATGAACTCAGTTAAGCAGACCCTTGAGTCAGTTTTAGGTGCTGATAACATTGTCATTGATGTTCAGCAACTTTCAACAGATGATTTTAATAACGTAGCCTTTTTAGCGCCAACGCCAGCTGATCGAGACTACGATTTGAACTTTGATGGCTGGGTAGGTGACTACCAAGATCCGTCAACTTATCTCAATCCTTTCAATGCAGAGGATGGGTTCTACCTCAAGATTTTTGGTTTAGATGCTCAAGAGGATAAAGCTAAGATTGCTAGCTTGGAGCTTGATACCTATACCAAGATGCTCAAAGATGCAGATAGTGAAAATAAAGATGTAGCCAAACGCTATGAAAAATATGCTGAAGCACAGGCTTGGATGATTGACAATTCTCTGATTATGTCAGCCATGTCAAGTGGTGGAACAGCTTCTGTAACCAAAGTGACGCC
- a CDS encoding glycoside hydrolase family 13 protein, with the protein MQEKWWHNAVVYQVYPKSFMDSNGDGIGDLPGITSKLDYLAKLGITAIWLSPVYDSPMDDNGYDIADYQAIAAIFGTMEDMDQLIAEAKKRDIRIIMDLVVNHTSDEHAWFVEACENPDSPERDYYIWRNEPNDLDSIFSGSAWEYDEKSGQYYLHFFSKKQPDLNWENEKLRQKIYEMMNFWIDKGIGGFRMDVIDMIGKIPDEKVVNNGPMLHPYLKEMNQATFGDKDLLTVGETWGATPEIAKLYSDPKGQELSMVFQFEHICLQYQEGQPKWHYQKELNIAKLKEIFNKWQTELGVEDGWNSLFWNNHDLPRIVSIWGNDQEYREKSAKAFAILLHLMRGTPYIYQGEEIGMTNYPFETLEQVEDIESLNYAREALEKGVPMEEIMDSIRVIGRDNARTPMQWDESKNAGFSTGQPWLAVNPNYQAINVQEALANPDSIFYTYQKLVQIRKENSWLIRADFELLNTADKVFAYIRKDGDRRFLVVTNLSNEEQDLTVEGNVKSVLIENTVAQEVVEKQILAPWDAFCVELL; encoded by the coding sequence ATGCAAGAAAAATGGTGGCACAATGCCGTAGTCTATCAAGTTTATCCCAAGAGTTTTATGGACAGCAACGGAGATGGAATTGGCGATTTGCCAGGAATTACTAGTAAGTTAGACTATCTAGCCAAGCTAGGGATCACAGCGATTTGGCTTTCTCCCGTTTATGACAGCCCTATGGACGATAATGGCTACGATATTGCTGATTATCAAGCGATTGCAGCTATTTTCGGAACCATGGAGGATATGGACCAACTGATCGCGGAAGCCAAGAAGCGCGATATTCGCATCATCATGGACTTGGTGGTCAATCATACCTCAGATGAACATGCTTGGTTTGTCGAAGCCTGTGAAAATCCTGATAGTCCTGAACGTGACTACTATATCTGGCGGAATGAGCCTAATGATCTTGATTCTATCTTTAGTGGATCTGCCTGGGAATATGATGAAAAGTCAGGTCAATACTATCTCCATTTTTTCAGCAAGAAACAGCCCGATCTCAACTGGGAAAATGAAAAACTTCGCCAGAAAATTTATGAGATGATGAACTTCTGGATTGATAAAGGGATTGGCGGTTTCCGCATGGATGTCATTGATATGATTGGTAAAATTCCTGATGAGAAAGTAGTCAATAACGGTCCTATGCTCCATCCCTATCTCAAGGAAATGAATCAGGCAACCTTTGGCGACAAAGATCTCTTGACAGTAGGGGAGACTTGGGGAGCAACGCCAGAAATTGCCAAGCTCTACTCTGATCCAAAGGGGCAAGAATTGTCTATGGTCTTCCAGTTTGAACATATTTGTCTTCAGTATCAGGAAGGTCAACCTAAATGGCACTATCAAAAAGAGCTGAATATCGCTAAGTTAAAAGAGATTTTCAACAAATGGCAGACAGAGTTAGGAGTTGAGGATGGTTGGAATTCCCTCTTCTGGAACAATCATGACCTCCCTCGTATCGTCTCTATCTGGGGAAATGACCAAGAATATCGTGAAAAATCTGCCAAAGCCTTTGCAATTTTGCTTCATTTGATGAGAGGAACACCTTATATCTACCAAGGTGAGGAGATTGGGATGACCAATTATCCGTTTGAGACACTGGAGCAAGTAGAAGATATTGAATCTCTCAACTATGCGCGTGAAGCTCTTGAAAAAGGCGTTCCGATGGAAGAAATCATGGACAGTATCCGTGTAATCGGACGTGACAATGCCCGTACTCCGATGCAATGGGATGAAAGCAAAAACGCTGGTTTCTCAACAGGTCAACCGTGGTTAGCAGTCAATCCAAACTATCAAGCCATCAACGTTCAAGAAGCACTGGCAAATCCAGATTCAATTTTCTATACTTATCAAAAACTCGTCCAAATACGCAAGGAGAACAGCTGGCTGATACGAGCTGACTTTGAATTACTTAATACAGCTGACAAGGTCTTTGCCTATATCCGTAAGGACGGTGACCGTCGTTTCCTAGTTGTTACTAACTTGTCTAATGAAGAACAAGACTTGACAGTAGAAGGAAATGTTAAATCTGTCTTGATTGAAAACACCGTGGCTCAAGAAGTGGTTGAGAAACAAATCTTAGCTCCATGGGATGCTTTCTGTGTGGAATTACTATAA